The following coding sequences lie in one Vespa velutina chromosome 24, iVesVel2.1, whole genome shotgun sequence genomic window:
- the LOC124957054 gene encoding uncharacterized protein LOC124957054 isoform X1, whose amino-acid sequence MGRHRMNLFVALFVIFILRNNVLGVSNVDNPNDSSDVSDDQSSGAKFFYTPEPRADIRQYYDVPSVGNIYRPYPSIDKRKCPLCDSSIYPYCSEKLLHDACCCTNPYIEELPYQCKLADCRFLHANSCREHRLIANCCCSDDYRSLLKTFATKTSSLSSS is encoded by the exons ATGGGACGACATAGAATGAATCTTTTCGTGGCTTTATTTGTGATATTTATCCTTCGTAACAACGTATTGGGTGTATCAA ATGTAGATAACCCGAACGACAGTAGTGACGTGTCGGATGATCAATCATCAGGGGCTAAGTTTTTCTACACCCCGGAACCTCGAGCTGATATTCGCCAGTATTACGATGTACCATCGGTCGGTAACATTTACCGACCGTACCCTTCAATCGATAA aagaaAGTGTCCGCTATGCGATAGCTCCATATATCCCTATTGCAGTGAGAAATTGTTACATGATGCTTGCTGTTGCACAAATCCTTACATCGAAGAATTGCCATATCAGTGCAAATTGGCTGATTGTCGATTTTTACATGCCAACAGTTGCAGAGAACATCGACTTATAGCGAATTGTTGTTGCAGCGACGATTATCGTTCCCTATTGAAAACTTTCGCGACGAAGACATCGTCCTTGTCCTCGTCGTAG
- the LOC124957054 gene encoding uncharacterized protein LOC124957054 isoform X2: MGRHRMNLFVALFVIFILRNNVLGVSNVDNPNDSSDVSDDQSSGAKFFYTPEPRADIRQYYDVPSVGNIYRPYPSIDKKCPLCDSSIYPYCSEKLLHDACCCTNPYIEELPYQCKLADCRFLHANSCREHRLIANCCCSDDYRSLLKTFATKTSSLSSS; this comes from the exons ATGGGACGACATAGAATGAATCTTTTCGTGGCTTTATTTGTGATATTTATCCTTCGTAACAACGTATTGGGTGTATCAA ATGTAGATAACCCGAACGACAGTAGTGACGTGTCGGATGATCAATCATCAGGGGCTAAGTTTTTCTACACCCCGGAACCTCGAGCTGATATTCGCCAGTATTACGATGTACCATCGGTCGGTAACATTTACCGACCGTACCCTTCAATCGATAA aaAGTGTCCGCTATGCGATAGCTCCATATATCCCTATTGCAGTGAGAAATTGTTACATGATGCTTGCTGTTGCACAAATCCTTACATCGAAGAATTGCCATATCAGTGCAAATTGGCTGATTGTCGATTTTTACATGCCAACAGTTGCAGAGAACATCGACTTATAGCGAATTGTTGTTGCAGCGACGATTATCGTTCCCTATTGAAAACTTTCGCGACGAAGACATCGTCCTTGTCCTCGTCGTAG